The Desulfolucanica intricata nucleotide sequence TGGGGGGATGATTTCGGAGCCCCACATGAAACAATTCTTTCCAATAAATATGAATCACCTGTTTTCGTACACCGTTACCCGGCTGAAATTAAAGCCTTTTATATGAAACCTGATCCTGAGGATCCCAAAGTAGTTTTAGGTGCCGATCTCTTAGCACCGGAAGGGTACGGGGAAATTATCGGCGGCGGTCAGCGGATTGATGACCCGGAATTGCTTCAGCAGCGGTTAAAAGAACATAACTTGCCGGAAGAAGAATTCCAGTGGTATTTGGATCTGCGGCGCTACGGTTCAGTGCCCCATGCCGGATTTGGCTTGGGCATAGAGCGAACGGTGGCCTGGATTTGCGGTCTGGAACATGTGCGGGAAGCTATACCTTTTCCCCGTATGCTTTACCGGCTTCGACCGTAATAAACGAATCCTTCGGGTTGTCCCGGAGGATTTTTATTTTTATTGACATTATATTTGTGACATAGAAATATTATTAACCAAATAGAATTCCTAAAAGGGTGTTTAATATGACAGGAGGAGCAGGGATGTTATCGCCGAGTTTGGAAGACTATCTGGAAGAAATTTACCGTTTCTCGTTAAATAACGATGTTGTAAGGGTTAGTGATATAGCAGCCTGTTTAGAAGTAACTATGCCTTCAGTTAACAATGCTATCCGCAAGCTAAGCAATGAAAATTATCTTATTTATAAAAAATACAAGGAGTTAGTATTAACAGATAAAGGACGTAGGGTTGGAAGTTTTCTTGTAGAAAGAAATAAAATATTGCAAAAGTTTTTAAAAGTAATTAACTCCCAGTGTGATATAGGAGCAGAGGCAGAAGCTATGGAACATTACTTATCGCTTCCCACTATAAGGGCTATAGAAAACCTTATGGACTTTATGAATA carries:
- a CDS encoding metal-dependent transcriptional regulator; protein product: MLSPSLEDYLEEIYRFSLNNDVVRVSDIAACLEVTMPSVNNAIRKLSNENYLIYKKYKELVLTDKGRRVGSFLVERNKILQKFLKVINSQCDIGAEAEAMEHYLSLPTIRAIENLMDFMNINKECHESFLKHCQERQARGLGLLDGYQE